One window of Calonectris borealis chromosome 28, bCalBor7.hap1.2, whole genome shotgun sequence genomic DNA carries:
- the FGF22 gene encoding fibroblast growth factor 22, with the protein MRRGGPAALAACLAGALAVLAGPGPGPGPGPGSGPGNAAWGGRRPPRSYGHLEGDVRWRRLFSATRFFLRIDGGGGVEGTRWRERPGSIVEIRSVRVGVVAIRAVHTGFYLAMNKQGRLYGSKEFSPNCKFTERIEENGYNTYASLRWRHRGRPMFLSLNSKGRPQRGGKTRRQHLSTHFLPILVS; encoded by the exons atgAGGCGCGGGGGCCCCGCCGCGCTCGCCGCCTGCCTCGCCGGGGCGCTCGCCgtgctggcggggccggggccggggccggggccggggccggggtcggggccgggcAACGCCGCCtggggcggccggcggcccccTCGCAGCTACGGCCACCTGGAAGGCGACGTGCGCTGGCGGCGGCTCTTCTCCGCCACCCGCTTCTTCCTCCGCatcgacggcggcggcggcgtggaGGGGACGCGCTGGAGGGAGCGGCCGGGCA GCATCGTCGAGATCCGGTCGGTGCGTGTCGGCGTCGTGGCCATCCGGGCGGTGCACACCGGCTTCTACCTGGCCATGAACAAGCAGGGGAGGCTCTACGGGTCG aAGGAGTTCAGCCCCAACTGCAAGTTCACGGAACGCATTGAGGAGAACGGCTACAACACCTACGCGTCGCTGCGCTGGCGGCACCGGGGCCGCCCCATGTTCCTCTCGCTCAATAGCAAGGGCAGGCCGCAGCGAGGGGGCAAGACGCGCCGGCAGCACCTCTCCACCCACTTCCTCCCCATCCTCGTCAGCTGA
- the RNF126 gene encoding E3 ubiquitin-protein ligase RNF126 isoform X1 produces the protein MAEASPQPGRFFCHCCSAEIAPRLPDYICPRCESGFIEELPEEPRNADNETSSSTSTSDQSRHPFENVDQHLFTLPQGYGQFAFGIFDDSFEFPFGSNVQSEDNRDSENRREREHQSRHRYGARQPRARLATRRAAGRHEGVPTLEGIIQQLVNGIIAPTTIPNLGLGPWGVLHSNPMDYAWGANGLDAIITQLLNQFENTGPPPADKEKIQALPTVQITQEHVDSGLECPVCKEDYTVGENVRQLPCNHLFHNSCIVPWLEQSCPSLSLSGLFHCVDIRTGRASEEGPAKYHCDRIIYRKNNILEKNVFQSYLKYS, from the exons GACTATATTTGCCCACGGTGTGAATCTGGTTTTATTGAAGAACTTCCTGAAGAGCCAAG GAACGCTGACAATGAGACCAGCTCCTCTACGTCAACCAGTGATCAGAGCAGGCATCCTTTTGAG AATGTGGATCAGCACTTATTCACCTTGCCACAGGGCTATGGCCAATTTGCCTTCGGGATCTTTGATGACAGCTTTGAGTTTCCGTTTGGGTCCAATGTGCAGTCGGAAGACAACAGGGACTCTGAGAACCGGAGGGAGCGAGAGCATCAGTCTCGGCATCGATACGGTGCAAGGCAACCCCGAGCCCGTCTCGCCACACGCCGTGCCGCTGGCAGGCACGAGGGAGTTCCCACGCTAGAAGG AATTATCCAGCAGCTGGTCAATGGAATTATTGCACCTACAACAATACCAAACCTAGGACTAGGTCCTTG GGGAGTCTTGCATTCAAATCCAATGGACTACGCATGGGGTGCCAACGGCTTGGATGCAATTATTACACAG TTACTAAATCAGTTTGAAAACACTGGACCGCCGCcagcagacaaagaaaaaatccaGGCCCTCCCCACCGTACAGATCACACAGGAACACGTAG ATTCTGGGTTAGAGTGTCCTGTGTGTAAAGAAGATTATACAGTTGGAGAAAACGTCCGACAGTTACCTTGCAATCACCTATTCCACAACAGCTGTATAGTCCCTTGGCTGGAACAG TCCTGCCCTTCTCTCAGCCTGAGCGGACTTTTCCACTGTGTCGACATCAGGACTGGGCGTGCATCAGAGGAAGGACCAGCCAAATATCATTGTGATCGAATAATATacaggaaaaacaacattttggagaaaaatgtatttcaaagctacttaaaatacagctga
- the RNF126 gene encoding E3 ubiquitin-protein ligase RNF126 isoform X2 yields MAEASPQPGRFFCHCCSAEIAPRLPDYICPRCESGFIEELPEEPRNADNETSSSTSTSDQSRHPFENVDQHLFTLPQGYGQFAFGIFDDSFEFPFGSNVQSEDNRDSENRREREHQSRHRYGARQPRARLATRRAAGRHEGVPTLEGIIQQLVNGIIAPTTIPNLGLGPWGVLHSNPMDYAWGANGLDAIITQLLNQFENTGPPPADKEKIQALPTVQITQEHVDSGLECPVCKEDYTVGENVRQLPCNHLFHNSCIVPWLEQHDTCPVCRKSLSGQNTATNPPGLTGMNFSSSSSSSSSSSPSNENSSNNS; encoded by the exons GACTATATTTGCCCACGGTGTGAATCTGGTTTTATTGAAGAACTTCCTGAAGAGCCAAG GAACGCTGACAATGAGACCAGCTCCTCTACGTCAACCAGTGATCAGAGCAGGCATCCTTTTGAG AATGTGGATCAGCACTTATTCACCTTGCCACAGGGCTATGGCCAATTTGCCTTCGGGATCTTTGATGACAGCTTTGAGTTTCCGTTTGGGTCCAATGTGCAGTCGGAAGACAACAGGGACTCTGAGAACCGGAGGGAGCGAGAGCATCAGTCTCGGCATCGATACGGTGCAAGGCAACCCCGAGCCCGTCTCGCCACACGCCGTGCCGCTGGCAGGCACGAGGGAGTTCCCACGCTAGAAGG AATTATCCAGCAGCTGGTCAATGGAATTATTGCACCTACAACAATACCAAACCTAGGACTAGGTCCTTG GGGAGTCTTGCATTCAAATCCAATGGACTACGCATGGGGTGCCAACGGCTTGGATGCAATTATTACACAG TTACTAAATCAGTTTGAAAACACTGGACCGCCGCcagcagacaaagaaaaaatccaGGCCCTCCCCACCGTACAGATCACACAGGAACACGTAG ATTCTGGGTTAGAGTGTCCTGTGTGTAAAGAAGATTATACAGTTGGAGAAAACGTCCGACAGTTACCTTGCAATCACCTATTCCACAACAGCTGTATAGTCCCTTGGCTGGAACAG CATGACACGTGTCCTGTGTGCCGGAAAAGCTTAAGTGGACAAAACACAGCCACAAACCCCCCAGGACTCACAGGGAtgaacttctcctcctcctcctcctcctcttcctccagctcacCAAGTAACGAAAACTCATCGAACAACTCATGA